The following proteins are encoded in a genomic region of Cryptomeria japonica chromosome 11, Sugi_1.0, whole genome shotgun sequence:
- the LOC131038158 gene encoding myb-related protein 315, protein MGRAPCCSKVGLHRGPWTAKEDMLLTEFIEANGEGQWRALPKKAGLLRCGKSCRLRWMNYLRPDIKRGNITSDEEELVIRLHRLLGNRWSLIAGRLPGRTDNEIKNFWNTHLSKKLTKKGIDPKTHQPLPGKEEAQETSDQVKSDENSKRKRRVILESDSKQVNKGHVQPIHLPKANRFIAFPRSTSTSDLTGLSLTKNALESQSNGILLSPSIDLNSPCSISSLNSTQDNSDYSSYLTPVDNLDPQSILPVSDCFPWPCIDDDENWTVSNFEHTGQEEEEEKRINLNPNPISSLQLHDDQNTKALISQQTNSDNYVHSETKMAFKQLNKPGKSSTIMLQEVYEEYLELLQEESPPANERELISDSNGDENVHVFSEGGLSSMWDCLQGDDELLNNAATETALSLQ, encoded by the exons ATGGGAAGAGCTCCTTGTTGTTCAAAAGTGGGACTTCACAGAGGTCCTTGGACTGCTAAGGAGGATATGTTATTGACTGAATTCATTGAAGCCaatggagaaggccaatggagggctcTGCCCAAAAAAGCAG GCCTGCTGAGGTGTGGAAAAAGTTGCAGGCTTAGGTGGATGAACTATCTTAGGCCTGATATAAAGCGCGGAAACATTACTTCTGATGAAGAAGAACTTGTAATCCGGTTACATAGACTGCTTGGAAACCG ATGGTCATTGATTGCTGGAAGACTGCCTGGCAGAACAGACAATGAAATTAAGAATTTCTGGAATACACACCTGAGTAAGAAGCTGACGAAAAAAGGGATTGATCCCAAAACCCATCAACCTCTGCCTGGTAAGGAAGAGGCTCAAGAAACTTCTGATCAGGTGAAGAGTGATGAGAATTCTAAAAGAAAAAGGAGAGTCATATTAGAAAGTGATTCTAAGCAAGTGAATAAGGGTCATGTCCAACCAATTCATCTCCCAAAGGCAAATAGATTTATAGCTTTTCCTCGTTCTACAAGCACTTCTGATTTAACAGGTCTTTCTTTGACTAAAAATGCCTTAGAATCTCAATCCAATGGTATTCTGCTCTCTCCCTCCATTGATTTGAACTCTCCCTGCTCAATCTCAAGTTTGAACAGCACCCAAGATAACTCTGACTATTCCTCTTATCTCACTCCAGTGGACAACCTTGACCCACAAAGCATTCTTCCTGTGAGTGACTGTTTTCCATGGCCATGCATTGATGATGACGAAAACTGGACTGTCTCAAATTTTGAACACactggacaagaagaagaagaggagaaaagaatcAATCTTAATCCCAATCCAATATCTTCTTTACAACTTCATGATGATCAAAATACCAAAGCCCTTATTTCTCAGCAGACCAATTCAGACAATTATGTTCATTCTGAGACCAAAATGGCATTCAAGCAACTTAACAAACCAGGAAAATCTTCCACCATTATGCTGCAAGAGGTCTATGAAGAATATTTGGAGCTTTTGCAAGAGGAATCCCCCCCTGCTAATGAGAGAGAACTGATTTCAGACAGTAATGGGGATGAAAATGTTCATGTTTTCTCAGAAGGTGGTCTTTCATCCATGTGGGATTGTCTGCAAGGAGATGATGAATTGCTGAACAATGCTGCAACAGAGACTGCACTTTCATTGCAGTAG